One segment of Nostoc flagelliforme CCNUN1 DNA contains the following:
- a CDS encoding type II toxin-antitoxin system VapC family toxin produces the protein MGILDAIQGTKVYLDTNIWIYALEGHPAFVQDLTQLFQSIDRGNLSVVTSELSLAEVLVKPFQNQDLAQQTTYKQLIINSQNLTVIPVNRQVLIEAAQLRASINIKLPDAIHAATALLTQCSTFLTNDQHFRSVPELSVILLSEINSP, from the coding sequence ATGGGAATTCTAGATGCTATTCAAGGCACAAAGGTATACCTCGATACCAATATCTGGATCTATGCTTTAGAAGGACATCCAGCATTTGTCCAAGATTTAACTCAGTTATTCCAAAGTATTGATCGAGGTAACTTGAGTGTAGTAACTAGTGAATTATCACTTGCTGAAGTATTAGTAAAACCTTTCCAAAATCAGGACTTAGCTCAACAGACAACTTACAAACAACTGATTATCAATTCACAGAATTTAACAGTGATTCCTGTCAATCGTCAGGTTTTAATTGAAGCTGCTCAACTCCGTGCCAGTATTAACATCAAATTACCAGATGCTATCCATGCAGCAACAGCACTATTGACTCAATGCTCTACTTTTCTAACCAACGATCAGCACTTTCGTAGTGTTCCTGAACTATCAGTAATTTTGCTTTCTGAGATTAATTCGCCCTAG
- a CDS encoding sensor domain-containing protein codes for MTSKDPVASPVNGLVLSEEAFFFERSLDLLSVIGLDGYFKRINPAFTQTLGHSEAELLANPFLDFVHPDDHFATLAEMEKVKTGIPTLNFENRYRTKDGCYRWLGWTASPQIVRGLIYCVARDMTQQKETEAALKRANQELEQRVAERTAQLEQANAVLAEREALYRTLTQHIPNSAVQLFDHDLRFLLIEGSEIKELGLDGVALVGQTIWEVLPPETCEQIEPMYRAALKGQISVQEVLYSNQVYEVHTLPVRNEQGEIFAGMVLSQNMTHRKQAEAELQESRATLQRQLAEIESIYQSAPIGLNVLDTNLRFVRINQRLAEINGFSVEEHIGRTIRELLPNIADAAEDLLRPVLETGEPLLNVEIRGKTPAQPGVERVWLESFLPLKDGEQIIGINTVCQEITHVYDELRLRKQAEEALRRSEERYRTLFELMEDGFCVIEMLFDANNTPIDYRFLEINPAFEQQTGLQQAEGKTLRQLVPNMEEFWFQTYGRVALTGEPVRFENGSEAMNRWFEVYAFRIEQPEMHKVAILFRDISDRKQSEIALRENEDRLRMAITSAQLGTWDWNLVTGELKWDTGCKAMFGLPPDAESSIEAFFEGLHPDDCDRLQQIIQEALNPASGGFYDTEYRTIGIQDKVERWLRAKGQAYFDGNGKPLRFMGTVLNITEQKQTEAQLIHDVFHDSLTGLPNRALFVERLEQALVRTKRDSGYRFAVLFLDVDRFKVINDSLGHLIGDQLLMALARRLEKCLRAGDTVARLGGDEFTILLDDIKDLNDLKNVANRINVALKGAFNLGGNEVITTVSIGIALGTSSYNLPEELIRDADIAMYRAKALGKARYEIFDFSMYTQAAQLLQLEMDLRRAIERQEFQVYYQPIVSLETYQIIGFEALVRWQHPEDGFVSPERFIPLAEETGLIVPIGYWVLREACRQMRAWQLKFPTNPTLTISVNISSKQFSHPNLIEEIRQILLDSGLQGSSLKLEITETVLMENSDSATAMLLELQQMDIQLHLDDFGTGYSSLSYLHYFPFSALKIDRSFVINIGANGENLEIVQAIISLAQSLHIDVIAEGIETIEQLTQLQIKKCKHAQGYIFSRPLDSNSVDALIASGLYFKLN; via the coding sequence ATGACCTCTAAAGATCCTGTTGCCTCACCCGTGAATGGATTGGTTTTATCCGAAGAAGCCTTTTTCTTTGAGCGATCGCTTGATCTGCTGTCGGTCATTGGTCTGGATGGCTACTTTAAGCGGATCAACCCTGCATTTACCCAAACCCTCGGCCACTCAGAAGCAGAATTATTAGCCAATCCTTTTTTAGACTTCGTACATCCAGACGACCACTTTGCCACGTTAGCAGAAATGGAGAAGGTGAAAACCGGGATACCAACGCTCAATTTCGAGAATCGTTACCGGACGAAGGATGGCTGCTACCGATGGCTGGGTTGGACAGCATCACCGCAGATTGTCCGGGGATTGATATACTGCGTTGCCCGTGACATGACTCAGCAGAAAGAGACCGAAGCCGCCCTAAAACGCGCCAACCAGGAACTAGAACAGCGTGTTGCCGAACGGACTGCCCAGTTAGAACAGGCAAATGCAGTCCTGGCAGAACGGGAAGCCTTGTATCGAACGCTAACACAACACATCCCTAATAGCGCAGTTCAACTGTTTGACCATGACCTGCGCTTTTTGCTCATTGAAGGTAGCGAAATCAAAGAATTGGGATTAGATGGAGTGGCACTGGTGGGGCAAACTATTTGGGAAGTCTTACCTCCAGAAACCTGTGAACAAATTGAACCGATGTATCGTGCAGCACTAAAGGGTCAAATTTCAGTCCAGGAAGTGCTTTACTCCAATCAGGTTTATGAAGTACATACTTTGCCTGTACGCAATGAGCAAGGTGAGATTTTTGCAGGCATGGTACTCAGCCAAAATATGACGCATCGTAAGCAAGCAGAAGCAGAGTTACAGGAAAGTAGGGCAACGCTGCAACGGCAATTGGCTGAGATTGAAAGCATTTACCAGTCTGCCCCAATCGGGTTGAATGTTCTCGATACCAACCTACGCTTTGTGCGGATTAACCAGCGATTGGCAGAGATCAATGGATTTTCCGTAGAGGAACACATTGGACGAACAATTCGAGAGTTATTGCCTAACATCGCCGATGCTGCCGAAGACTTGCTGCGCCCTGTCTTAGAAACGGGAGAACCGCTACTAAACGTCGAAATTCGGGGGAAAACTCCGGCACAACCGGGAGTAGAGCGTGTCTGGCTGGAGAGCTTTTTGCCGTTAAAGGATGGCGAACAAATAATTGGCATCAATACCGTTTGTCAAGAGATCACCCATGTCTACGACGAGCTTCGCTTACGCAAACAGGCAGAAGAAGCCCTGCGGCGATCTGAGGAACGCTATCGCACGCTGTTTGAACTGATGGAAGACGGCTTTTGCGTTATTGAAATGTTGTTTGATGCAAATAATACGCCGATTGATTATCGCTTCCTAGAAATTAACCCTGCATTTGAGCAACAAACCGGACTCCAACAGGCAGAGGGTAAAACGTTACGCCAACTCGTTCCCAATATGGAAGAATTTTGGTTTCAGACTTATGGCAGGGTGGCTCTAACGGGTGAACCCGTTCGCTTTGAAAATGGCTCTGAGGCGATGAATCGCTGGTTTGAAGTTTATGCGTTTCGCATTGAGCAGCCAGAGATGCACAAAGTGGCCATCCTGTTCAGGGATATTAGCGATCGCAAACAGTCTGAGATAGCCCTGCGGGAGAATGAAGACCGCTTGCGGATGGCGATCACCTCTGCCCAATTGGGAACCTGGGATTGGAATCTGGTTACAGGAGAATTGAAATGGGATACTGGCTGCAAAGCCATGTTTGGGCTACCGCCAGATGCCGAGAGTAGTATAGAGGCATTTTTTGAGGGCTTACATCCCGATGATTGTGATCGTCTTCAGCAAATTATTCAAGAGGCGCTTAATCCCGCATCAGGTGGCTTTTATGATACTGAGTATCGAACGATCGGCATTCAGGATAAAGTTGAACGCTGGCTGAGGGCAAAAGGGCAAGCCTACTTTGATGGAAACGGAAAACCGCTCCGCTTCATGGGTACGGTGTTGAATATTACGGAGCAAAAACAAACCGAAGCGCAATTAATTCATGATGTTTTTCATGATTCACTAACTGGACTGCCAAACCGTGCTTTATTTGTCGAAAGGTTGGAGCAAGCGTTGGTGCGAACAAAGCGTGATTCAGGCTACAGATTCGCTGTTCTGTTCCTAGATGTGGATCGCTTTAAAGTTATCAACGATAGCCTTGGTCATCTAATTGGGGATCAATTGCTAATGGCCCTGGCACGCAGATTAGAAAAGTGTCTCCGTGCAGGCGATACAGTTGCCCGTTTAGGTGGAGATGAGTTCACAATTTTATTAGATGATATCAAAGATTTAAATGATCTAAAAAATGTAGCGAACAGAATAAATGTAGCTTTGAAAGGAGCTTTCAATCTTGGTGGAAATGAAGTAATTACTACTGTAAGTATTGGTATCGCTTTAGGCACAAGCAGTTATAATCTGCCAGAAGAACTCATCCGTGACGCTGACATTGCAATGTACCGTGCTAAAGCATTAGGAAAAGCACGCTATGAAATATTTGATTTTAGTATGTACACTCAAGCTGCTCAGTTATTACAGTTAGAAATGGATCTACGACGGGCAATTGAACGCCAAGAATTTCAGGTTTACTATCAGCCAATTGTCTCGTTAGAAACTTATCAGATTATCGGTTTTGAGGCTCTTGTGCGCTGGCAACATCCTGAAGATGGATTTGTTTCTCCAGAAAGGTTTATTCCTTTAGCAGAAGAAACTGGCCTGATTGTGCCGATTGGTTATTGGGTGTTACGCGAAGCTTGTCGTCAGATGCGGGCTTGGCAATTGAAATTTCCTACTAACCCAACCTTAACCATCAGTGTAAATATTTCTAGTAAACAGTTTTCCCACCCCAATTTGATTGAGGAAATTCGCCAAATCCTGCTAGATTCTGGTCTACAAGGCAGCAGTTTAAAGTTGGAGATTACTGAAACCGTACTGATGGAAAACTCTGACTCAGCTACTGCTATGCTTTTGGAATTACAACAGATGGATATTCAGTTACATCTAGATGATTTTGGCACAGGTTATTCATCCTTGAGTTACCTGCACTATTTTCCCTTTAGTGCATTGAAGATTGATCGTTCATTTGTTATCAATATTGGTGCTAATGGAGAAAATTTGGAAATTGTTCAGGCAATTATTTCCCTAGCACAAAGTCTTCACATAGATGTAATAGCGGAGGGTATAGAAACAATAGAGCAATTAACACAGCTTCAAATTAAAAAATGCAAGCACGCACAAGGATATATTTTCTCTCGGCCACTTGATAGCAACTCGGTAGATGCATTAATCGCATCTGGCTTGTACTTTAAGCTAAATTAA
- the nfi gene encoding deoxyribonuclease V (cleaves DNA at apurinic or apyrimidinic sites) gives MKFYRDHAWPSTLEEAIVIQEKLRDQVINEDQLQEPIQYVAGVDMGFEADGTISRAAVAVLSFPDLQVIETSLAHRPTTFPYVPGFLSFREIPAVLDALEKIKTTPDIILCDGQGIAHPRGLGIASHLGLLIDMPTIGVAKSRLVGKYEELPETKGSRQPLIYKGETVGAVLRTRTGVKPLYISSGHRVSLPTAIDYVLRCTPKYRLPETTRIADKLASAK, from the coding sequence ATGAAGTTTTATCGAGATCATGCTTGGCCCTCGACGCTGGAAGAAGCCATAGTTATCCAAGAAAAGCTGCGCGATCAAGTAATTAATGAGGATCAACTGCAAGAACCTATCCAATACGTTGCTGGAGTGGATATGGGTTTTGAAGCTGATGGAACCATTAGCCGTGCAGCCGTCGCAGTACTAAGTTTTCCTGATTTGCAAGTAATCGAAACAAGCCTAGCACACCGTCCTACAACCTTTCCTTATGTTCCTGGGTTCCTCTCATTTCGAGAAATTCCAGCTGTCCTCGATGCCCTGGAGAAGATTAAAACAACACCAGATATCATCTTGTGTGATGGTCAAGGAATTGCCCATCCCCGTGGATTAGGTATAGCTAGCCATTTGGGATTACTCATAGATATGCCGACAATTGGTGTAGCCAAGTCCAGGTTGGTAGGTAAGTATGAGGAATTGCCAGAAACAAAAGGCAGCAGACAACCACTTATATATAAAGGGGAAACGGTTGGGGCAGTTTTACGCACACGCACAGGAGTAAAACCTCTCTACATCTCCAGTGGGCATCGAGTTAGTTTACCTACGGCGATTGACTATGTATTACGCTGTACGCCCAAATATCGGCTGCCAGAAACTACGCGCATCGCTGATAAATTAGCGTCGGCTAAATAA
- a CDS encoding DNA cytosine methyltransferase: MAYEMKKQRAIAVDLFAGAGGMTLGFEQAGFDVLASVEIDPIHCATHEFNFPFCSVLCKSVVDTTGEEIRNRSEIGDREIDVVICGSPCQGFSLIGKRAIDDPRNSLVFHFHRLVFELKPKFFVMENVRGITVGEHKQILQTLISKFRIHGYKVEENYQVLNAAHYGVPQSRERLFLMGAREDVELPKYPQPITKQALPNNLNYKIISDIPLSPTVLDAIGDLPEIEKYPELLTRDWVVAEYEKPSNYALVLRGMKCLNDDYSYKREYDLRILSSSLRTKHSAETIQRFQDTQQGEREKISRFYKLHPAGVCNTLRAGTDKYRGSFTSPRPIHPITPRCITVREAARLHSYPDWFRFHVTKWHGFRQVGNSVPPLLAKAVAAEIIRNLNISPFKPSFGYKLGEEKLLQFNMSQAEQYYQRD, from the coding sequence ATGGCTTATGAGATGAAAAAACAAAGAGCGATCGCAGTTGACTTATTCGCCGGTGCGGGGGGTATGACTCTTGGCTTTGAACAAGCTGGCTTTGATGTGCTAGCGTCTGTGGAGATTGACCCGATCCACTGTGCAACACATGAGTTTAACTTCCCTTTTTGCTCAGTGTTATGTAAAAGTGTTGTGGATACAACCGGGGAAGAAATTCGGAATCGGTCTGAGATTGGCGATCGCGAAATTGATGTGGTAATTTGTGGCTCACCATGTCAAGGGTTTTCTCTAATTGGGAAACGGGCTATTGATGATCCCCGAAACTCTTTGGTGTTTCACTTTCATCGGCTGGTTTTTGAGCTAAAACCAAAGTTCTTTGTAATGGAAAATGTTCGGGGGATTACAGTTGGCGAACATAAACAAATCCTCCAAACCTTAATTAGCAAGTTTAGAATTCACGGCTACAAAGTAGAAGAAAATTACCAAGTTCTCAACGCTGCACATTACGGAGTACCACAGTCCCGTGAGAGATTATTTCTCATGGGTGCAAGGGAAGATGTAGAGTTACCGAAATATCCTCAGCCAATTACCAAACAAGCATTACCAAATAATTTAAATTATAAAATAATATCTGATATTCCATTGAGTCCTACAGTATTGGATGCAATTGGAGATTTACCTGAAATAGAAAAATATCCAGAGTTACTAACAAGAGATTGGGTTGTAGCAGAATACGAAAAGCCTAGTAACTATGCTCTTGTACTTCGCGGTATGAAATGCCTAAATGATGATTATTCTTACAAACGAGAATATGATTTGCGAATACTTTCTTCAAGTTTAAGGACAAAACATTCTGCGGAAACTATTCAACGTTTTCAGGATACTCAACAAGGCGAGAGAGAAAAAATTAGTCGTTTTTATAAGCTGCATCCTGCTGGTGTCTGTAATACCTTAAGAGCCGGAACAGACAAGTATAGGGGTTCTTTTACATCTCCTAGACCAATTCATCCAATTACGCCGCGCTGTATCACAGTTAGAGAAGCGGCGAGATTGCATTCTTACCCAGATTGGTTTAGATTTCATGTAACTAAATGGCACGGATTTCGGCAAGTTGGTAACTCTGTACCACCGTTACTAGCAAAGGCTGTGGCAGCAGAAATTATTCGCAATTTGAATATTTCGCCTTTTAAGCCGAGTTTTGGATATAAATTGGGAGAGGAAAAGCTATTACAATTTAATATGTCGCAAGCGGAACAATATTATCAGCGTGATTAG
- a CDS encoding FHA domain-containing protein — MNALTLQWHDAGQDKTQNIYEQQPSKNLGTVRIGRDPLRCDIVLSHPTVSGLHVEIFFHHQQQRFYIRNLRSQNPPLIDGRQLVQGEMPLTQGSSISLGQIKLNVTSVSTGSIPATILLPPHPPIHIGHHQYSPTPGVYGLECPKCHKVSPGENLQIGCHWCGTSLAAAVSVLVAGS, encoded by the coding sequence ATGAACGCACTAACTTTACAGTGGCACGATGCAGGTCAAGATAAAACTCAGAACATTTACGAACAACAGCCAAGTAAAAATCTTGGCACTGTCCGCATCGGTCGTGATCCACTCCGGTGCGATATTGTTCTGAGTCACCCCACTGTCTCTGGTTTACACGTTGAAATATTTTTTCATCACCAGCAACAGCGCTTTTATATTAGGAATTTGCGATCGCAAAATCCCCCCCTTATCGATGGACGACAATTAGTCCAAGGTGAAATGCCTTTAACTCAGGGCAGTAGTATCTCTTTGGGACAAATAAAACTCAACGTTACTAGCGTTTCTACGGGTAGCATTCCAGCAACAATTTTGCTGCCACCCCATCCACCAATACATATTGGACATCACCAGTATTCACCAACACCAGGAGTTTATGGCTTAGAATGCCCCAAATGTCATAAAGTTTCCCCAGGAGAAAATCTACAAATTGGCTGTCATTGGTGTGGGACATCTTTAGCTGCGGCTGTAAGTGTTTTGGTAGCAGGGAGTTAG
- a CDS encoding aldo/keto reductase, with the protein MTEGKTRRNFLITSIAVTGGIVATNAFGQNTTNTATPPATMPERVLGRTEVKLPIFGLGGAGQTPLSWEGKEGDATAMIQRALELGIRYFDTAASYGPSEDYLGKVLPPHRSKVFLASKTDQRDRDGAWRELERSLKRLNTDYLDLWQLHRVSFPEELDTIFSPSGAIKALEEAIEQKLVRFAGITGHHDPQVIAEGLRRYPFHTTLIPVNAADKHHPRPFIPVVLPVAQEKNVSVIAMKVPAYGRLFKPGGLTGMEQALGYTMSQPGVHCCVIAAETIAQLENNVKIARAFVPLKKEELTAIAQRTANIWEDSTFFRAWT; encoded by the coding sequence ATGACAGAAGGAAAAACGCGGCGTAATTTCCTAATTACTAGCATTGCTGTAACTGGAGGTATTGTGGCAACTAATGCTTTTGGACAAAATACTACCAACACCGCAACACCGCCAGCAACTATGCCAGAACGGGTGTTGGGACGCACGGAAGTAAAACTCCCGATTTTCGGGTTAGGAGGAGCAGGACAAACGCCGCTATCCTGGGAAGGAAAAGAGGGTGATGCTACAGCAATGATTCAAAGAGCGCTGGAACTTGGCATTCGCTACTTTGATACAGCAGCTAGTTATGGGCCGAGTGAAGATTATTTAGGCAAAGTGCTACCACCCCATCGCTCAAAGGTGTTTCTAGCAAGCAAGACCGATCAAAGAGATCGGGATGGTGCATGGCGAGAATTGGAGCGATCGCTTAAACGTCTCAATACAGATTATCTCGATTTGTGGCAGTTGCATCGCGTCTCTTTTCCTGAAGAACTCGACACCATCTTTAGTCCATCTGGCGCAATTAAAGCTTTAGAAGAAGCCATAGAACAAAAATTGGTGCGCTTTGCAGGTATTACCGGACATCATGACCCTCAAGTGATTGCCGAAGGCTTGCGTCGCTATCCTTTCCACACTACACTGATTCCTGTGAATGCTGCTGACAAACACCACCCACGTCCATTTATTCCGGTGGTTCTACCAGTTGCTCAAGAAAAAAATGTCAGTGTGATTGCGATGAAAGTCCCTGCTTATGGTCGGCTATTTAAACCAGGTGGGTTGACAGGTATGGAGCAAGCTTTGGGTTACACAATGTCTCAGCCTGGAGTTCATTGTTGTGTAATTGCCGCAGAGACGATTGCACAATTAGAGAATAATGTCAAGATAGCGCGGGCTTTTGTGCCTCTTAAAAAGGAAGAATTAACAGCGATCGCACAACGGACTGCTAATATCTGGGAAGATAGTACATTCTTCCGTGCTTGGACTTAG
- the lpxB gene encoding lipid-A-disaccharide synthase, with product MRIFISTGEVSGDLQGSLLITALKRQAVAIGLELEIVALGGEKMVEAGAILLGNTSSIGSMGILEGLPYLLPTLQVQRQAIAFLKQNPPDLVVLIDYMTPNLEIGTYMKQQLPDVPVVYYIAPQEWAWSISLRRTKRIVGFTDKLLAIFPQEARYFREKGAKVTWVGHPLVDRMQDAPSRQAARATLEIAPEQIAIALLPASRRQELKYLLPIIFQAAQTIQAKLPEVHFWIPLSLEVYRQPIEQAIERYGLRATIISGQQIEVFAAADLAISKSGTVNLELALLNVPQVVVYRLSSLTAWIARKILRGSITFASPPNLVVMKPIVPEFLQEQATPENIIQAAMELLLNHSSREQTLADYQEMRQSLGEVGVCDRVAQEILQMVAGNGE from the coding sequence ATGCGGATATTTATCAGCACTGGCGAAGTATCTGGCGATTTACAAGGGTCGCTGCTCATTACAGCGCTGAAGCGTCAAGCTGTGGCGATTGGGTTGGAATTAGAGATTGTGGCGCTGGGTGGCGAAAAAATGGTGGAGGCTGGGGCAATTCTGTTAGGAAATACCAGTAGTATTGGCTCAATGGGTATTCTAGAAGGTTTACCTTACCTTTTACCGACCCTCCAGGTGCAACGTCAGGCGATCGCTTTCTTAAAACAAAATCCACCGGATTTAGTGGTGCTGATCGATTATATGACTCCCAATCTGGAAATTGGGACTTATATGAAACAGCAATTACCAGATGTGCCTGTGGTGTATTACATTGCTCCCCAAGAGTGGGCTTGGTCAATAAGTTTGCGTAGAACTAAGCGGATTGTTGGTTTTACAGATAAGCTGTTGGCAATTTTCCCACAAGAAGCCCGTTACTTTCGTGAGAAAGGGGCAAAAGTTACTTGGGTAGGGCATCCTTTAGTTGACCGAATGCAAGATGCTCCTAGTCGCCAAGCAGCTCGTGCAACACTGGAAATTGCACCAGAACAAATTGCGATTGCACTTCTCCCCGCTTCTCGCCGCCAAGAACTAAAATATCTTTTACCAATTATTTTTCAAGCCGCCCAAACGATTCAAGCTAAATTACCTGAAGTTCATTTCTGGATTCCTCTATCGCTGGAAGTCTATAGACAGCCAATTGAGCAGGCTATTGAGCGTTACGGTTTACGGGCGACAATTATATCAGGTCAACAAATAGAAGTTTTTGCTGCTGCTGATTTAGCCATTAGTAAATCTGGTACCGTGAATTTAGAACTTGCTCTGTTAAATGTGCCGCAAGTTGTAGTTTATCGCCTAAGTTCCTTGACTGCTTGGATAGCTCGTAAAATCCTCAGAGGTTCTATAACCTTCGCATCACCACCTAATTTAGTAGTGATGAAGCCGATTGTGCCAGAATTTTTACAAGAGCAAGCCACACCAGAGAATATTATCCAAGCAGCGATGGAACTGCTACTCAATCACAGTAGCAGAGAGCAAACTTTGGCGGATTATCAAGAAATGCGGCAAAGTTTAGGAGAAGTTGGGGTTTGCGATCGCGTTGCTCAAGAAATTTTGCAAATGGTGGCGGGGAATGGGGAGTAG
- a CDS encoding FHA domain-containing protein, translating to MTNEQIQLSWEEPATGERREPRLNMPIAFGREFARLPAELRGVRVSRMLLNSNEVSRYHALIDWEQDYLVVIDQGSVNGVYVNGQPQTRSVLANGDTLQIGPYAITVTFAVNVPAPDTSPPSTIHFNANTNLPDPSLPVAQPLMPLTSNFPPLAFQAQKVAVQALHATGLPVDESDYLAIGAGLGSFIWADLLRISGVRADKIVALGLEGEPYARYKRLCLNSQIPLYERLRSNSDSCPDNIWGWPSYALREAWHDCTKGQIKSAFKYLWQVFAEPTFAETYTPRAGNVFDSIDREAKRIGWNQIYRYGRVRGIRKTDDGRYCIAYSRAPGNYAFLVSRYLHLATGYPAIQFLPDLQAYREKYQDFKSVVNAYEAHDHVYEQLEQQGGTVLIRGRGIVASRIVQRIYEARKRNQNIAVLHLMRSPKPQGNKFQNTQRLVKNHYEFQPFNWPKACWGGELRVMLEKATPDERKRLLADWGGTTTADRQDWQQITAQGLSEGWYQITFGEVLDVERDAQNRTITRIREQSFGEMKLLADFIVDATGLDAKVDANPLIADLVKHYNLPVNHLGRLTVANNFELVEMRSDRGQMYAAGAITLGGPYAAVDSFLGLQYAALVAVDGLAAARAPGVHRLNTISSFRQWLKWVLNQSP from the coding sequence ATGACTAATGAACAAATCCAATTGAGTTGGGAAGAACCAGCGACGGGTGAACGGCGAGAACCAAGGTTGAATATGCCGATCGCTTTTGGTCGAGAATTCGCTCGTTTACCTGCTGAACTTAGGGGAGTGCGGGTTTCTCGAATGCTGCTTAACAGTAACGAAGTTTCTCGCTACCATGCCCTAATTGACTGGGAACAAGACTATCTAGTAGTGATTGACCAAGGCAGCGTTAACGGTGTGTATGTCAACGGTCAACCACAAACGCGCAGTGTTCTGGCTAATGGCGATACGTTGCAAATTGGCCCCTATGCGATCACAGTGACATTTGCTGTTAACGTACCCGCACCAGATACCAGCCCTCCTTCAACGATTCATTTCAACGCAAATACCAATCTTCCAGACCCCAGCTTGCCTGTAGCCCAGCCGTTAATGCCCTTGACGAGTAATTTCCCGCCGTTAGCGTTTCAGGCACAAAAAGTCGCTGTGCAAGCACTTCATGCTACAGGACTGCCAGTAGATGAATCTGATTATCTAGCGATCGGGGCAGGACTGGGTAGCTTCATTTGGGCTGATTTACTGCGAATAAGTGGTGTGCGTGCTGACAAAATTGTGGCTTTGGGATTAGAGGGAGAACCTTACGCTCGTTACAAGCGCCTTTGTTTGAATTCGCAAATTCCCTTATATGAAAGACTGCGTTCTAATTCTGACTCTTGTCCTGATAATATTTGGGGCTGGCCTAGTTATGCCTTGCGTGAGGCTTGGCACGATTGCACCAAGGGACAGATAAAATCAGCATTCAAGTATTTGTGGCAAGTGTTTGCTGAACCTACATTTGCAGAAACTTATACTCCCCGTGCGGGTAATGTCTTTGATTCCATAGATAGGGAGGCGAAGCGCATTGGCTGGAATCAAATTTATCGCTATGGACGAGTTAGGGGAATTCGCAAAACTGATGATGGCAGGTATTGTATAGCCTATTCTCGCGCCCCAGGAAATTATGCTTTTTTAGTTAGTCGTTATTTACATTTAGCTACTGGGTATCCAGCAATTCAGTTTCTCCCAGATTTGCAAGCTTATAGGGAAAAATATCAAGATTTTAAATCTGTAGTCAATGCTTATGAAGCTCACGATCATGTTTATGAGCAACTAGAGCAACAAGGTGGTACGGTATTGATTCGTGGGCGGGGAATTGTGGCTTCGCGGATTGTACAGCGTATTTATGAAGCTAGAAAAAGAAATCAGAATATTGCAGTTTTGCATTTAATGCGATCGCCAAAACCTCAAGGCAACAAATTTCAAAATACCCAGCGCCTAGTCAAAAATCATTACGAATTTCAACCCTTTAACTGGCCTAAAGCCTGTTGGGGCGGCGAACTCCGGGTAATGTTAGAAAAAGCCACCCCCGATGAACGCAAACGTTTACTAGCAGACTGGGGTGGAACTACTACCGCCGACCGCCAAGACTGGCAGCAAATTACTGCCCAAGGGTTAAGCGAAGGCTGGTATCAAATTACCTTCGGTGAGGTTTTGGATGTAGAACGAGATGCCCAAAACCGGACTATTACTCGTATCCGAGAACAAAGCTTTGGGGAAATGAAATTGCTAGCTGACTTTATTGTTGACGCTACCGGACTGGATGCCAAGGTAGATGCTAATCCCCTAATAGCAGATTTGGTGAAACATTACAACCTCCCAGTAAATCACTTGGGGCGACTGACTGTAGCGAACAATTTTGAATTAGTAGAAATGCGTAGTGATAGAGGTCAAATGTATGCTGCTGGGGCTATTACTTTAGGTGGCCCTTATGCAGCAGTTGATAGTTTCTTGGGCTTGCAGTACGCCGCATTAGTCGCCGTTGATGGACTCGCCGCCGCCCGTGCGCCTGGAGTGCATCGTTTGAATACTATAAGTTCTTTTAGGCAGTGGTTGAAGTGGGTGTTAAATCAGTCACCTTAG